A window of Pedococcus aerophilus contains these coding sequences:
- the glmM gene encoding phosphoglucosamine mutase — protein sequence MATPARLFGTDGVRGLANVDITAELALRLSIAAAHVLGDEARRNGRRPKAVVGRDPRASGEFLSAAVIAGLASAGVDVYHAHVLPTPAIAFLTADTHADFGVMLSASHNAMPDNGIKFFATGGHKLDDAVEDEIAARLDQEWERPTGADVGRVVTMPDGHTRYISHLLAVLPNRLDGVTVVIDGAHGAASSVSPEVFRLAGATVHEIGTEPDGLNINDGYGSTHLDHLKAAVKAKGADLGIAHDGDADRCLAVDADGTEVDGDQIMAILAVDMKERGTLAQDTLVATVMSNLGLIQAMEREGVTVRQTGVGDRYVLEEMRASELSLGGEQSGHVIFLDHGTTGDGVLTGLMLAARVKATGRPLSELATVMRRLPQVLINVKGVDKSRVESDVELQEAVAKEEAALAGSGRVLLRKSGTEPVVRVMVEAGDEDEAQAVAGRLVDVVRERLAL from the coding sequence ATGGCCACTCCCGCACGACTGTTCGGGACCGACGGCGTCCGCGGCCTCGCCAACGTCGACATCACCGCCGAGCTCGCCCTGCGGCTGAGCATCGCCGCCGCCCACGTCCTGGGGGACGAGGCGCGCAGGAACGGACGCCGTCCCAAGGCCGTCGTGGGCCGCGACCCGCGCGCCTCCGGCGAGTTCCTGTCCGCCGCCGTGATCGCCGGCCTCGCCTCGGCCGGGGTCGACGTCTACCACGCGCACGTGCTCCCGACGCCGGCGATCGCCTTCCTCACCGCCGACACCCATGCCGACTTCGGCGTGATGCTGTCCGCGTCCCACAACGCCATGCCCGACAACGGCATCAAGTTCTTCGCCACGGGTGGGCACAAGCTCGACGACGCGGTGGAGGACGAGATCGCTGCTCGCCTCGACCAGGAGTGGGAGCGCCCGACCGGCGCCGACGTGGGCCGGGTCGTGACGATGCCCGACGGGCACACGCGCTACATCTCCCACCTGCTGGCTGTCCTGCCCAACCGGCTCGACGGCGTGACCGTCGTCATCGACGGTGCCCACGGCGCGGCGAGCTCGGTGTCCCCCGAGGTGTTCCGCCTCGCGGGTGCGACGGTGCACGAGATCGGTACCGAGCCCGACGGCCTCAACATCAACGACGGCTACGGCTCGACCCACCTCGACCACCTCAAGGCTGCCGTCAAGGCCAAGGGTGCCGACCTGGGCATCGCCCACGACGGTGACGCCGACCGCTGCCTCGCGGTCGACGCCGACGGCACCGAGGTCGACGGCGACCAGATCATGGCGATCCTCGCGGTCGACATGAAGGAGCGCGGCACCCTCGCCCAGGACACCCTGGTCGCCACGGTCATGAGCAACCTCGGGCTGATCCAGGCCATGGAGCGCGAAGGCGTCACGGTGCGCCAGACGGGGGTCGGCGACCGCTACGTGCTCGAGGAGATGCGGGCCTCGGAGCTGTCGCTCGGCGGGGAGCAGAGCGGCCACGTCATCTTCCTCGACCACGGCACCACCGGCGACGGTGTGCTGACCGGTCTGATGCTCGCGGCGAGGGTGAAGGCCACCGGGCGACCGCTGTCCGAGCTCGCCACCGTGATGCGCCGCCTGCCCCAGGTGCTCATCAACGTCAAGGGCGTCGACAAGTCCCGGGTCGAGAGCGACGTCGAGCTCCAGGAGGCCGTGGCCAAGGAGGAGGCGGCGCTTGCCGGCTCCGGTCGCGTGCTGCTGCGCAAGTCCGGCACCGAGCCGGTGGTCCGCGTCATGGTGGAGGCGGGCGACGAGGACGAGGCCCAGGCAGTCGCCGGTCGCCTCGTCGACGTGGTCAGGGAGCGCCTGGCCCTCTGA
- a CDS encoding MFS transporter — MTASPVSASPVTALRARRVLLLLTFTRWFPVGLTIGVTTLLVLERGMSLAQLGVIFAMQGFVVLGLELPTGGFADALGRRPVLVASAVVALVSALVFITSHTFTGFVVALLLQGVFRALDSGPLEAWYVDTAHADDPTTKVEDGLSRAGMVLGLAIASGALVSGGLIAWHPVRALTALEFPYWCAIGFFVVHLVAVCVLVREPLSHVDSTGLRRALRSAREAPQVVTDGLRLLGRSRVLLCLVLVEVFWSVGMIAFETFMPVRLAELAGGETRAGALMGPVSAAAWGLFALGSAAAGLASRRLGVAWTAVLARILNGAFIVVMGLMLGPVGLITAFLVTYTLHGSGGPVHSTLLHRQAHSRNRTTVLSMNSMVAGGSFSIGMLVLGPVAEHTSTATAIVVAGGFSILGAALYLPAIRQERTDGPVATEPTPA; from the coding sequence GTGACCGCCTCCCCCGTCTCGGCCTCCCCCGTCACGGCGCTGCGGGCCCGTCGCGTCCTGCTGCTGCTGACGTTCACCCGGTGGTTCCCGGTCGGCCTGACCATCGGCGTGACCACCCTGCTCGTCCTCGAGCGCGGCATGAGCCTGGCCCAGCTCGGTGTCATCTTCGCCATGCAGGGCTTCGTCGTCCTCGGGCTGGAGCTCCCCACCGGGGGTTTCGCTGACGCCCTGGGTCGCCGCCCGGTCCTCGTGGCGTCGGCGGTCGTCGCCCTCGTGTCCGCACTGGTGTTCATCACCTCCCACACCTTCACCGGCTTCGTCGTGGCGCTGCTCCTGCAAGGCGTCTTCCGGGCGCTCGACTCCGGACCGCTCGAGGCCTGGTACGTCGACACCGCCCACGCCGACGACCCCACGACGAAGGTCGAGGACGGGTTGTCCCGGGCGGGGATGGTGCTCGGCCTCGCGATCGCCTCCGGGGCGCTGGTCTCCGGCGGGCTCATCGCCTGGCACCCGGTGCGCGCGCTGACCGCGCTGGAGTTTCCCTACTGGTGCGCGATCGGCTTCTTCGTCGTCCACCTCGTCGCCGTGTGCGTGCTGGTGCGCGAGCCCCTGAGCCACGTGGACTCCACCGGCCTGCGCCGTGCCCTGCGCTCGGCCCGGGAGGCACCGCAGGTCGTCACCGACGGCCTGCGCCTGCTGGGGCGCTCGCGCGTGCTGCTCTGCCTGGTCCTCGTCGAGGTCTTCTGGTCCGTCGGGATGATCGCCTTCGAGACCTTCATGCCGGTCCGGCTGGCAGAGCTCGCCGGCGGGGAGACGCGTGCCGGCGCTCTCATGGGGCCCGTGTCGGCGGCCGCCTGGGGCCTGTTCGCGCTCGGTTCCGCCGCCGCCGGGCTCGCCAGCCGTCGCCTCGGCGTCGCGTGGACCGCGGTCCTGGCCCGCATCCTCAACGGCGCCTTCATCGTCGTCATGGGCCTCATGCTCGGGCCCGTCGGCCTCATCACGGCCTTCCTCGTGACCTACACGCTGCACGGCTCCGGCGGGCCGGTGCACAGCACGCTGCTCCACCGCCAGGCGCACTCCCGCAACCGGACCACCGTGCTGTCGATGAACTCCATGGTCGCCGGCGGTTCGTTCAGCATCGGGATGCTGGTCCTCGGCCCGGTCGCCGAGCACACCAGCACGGCCACGGCGATCGTCGTGGCCGGCGGGTTCAGCATCCTCGGGGCGGCGCTCTACCTGCCCGCCATCCGCCAGGAGCGCACCGACGGTCCGGTGGCCACCGAGCCCACCCCGGCCTGA
- a CDS encoding helix-turn-helix domain-containing protein, whose protein sequence is MTSPSTPDPSDFVGLRLDASSLKVLAHPLRSRLLSTLRVGGPATATALATTLGTNSGATSYHLRKLESVGLVTDTGDGEGKRRLWRASTDYHSFDASDFAGDEDAETALNWLVRDYSRHLGEQFERWLDVEEAWPVEWRDAAGMNDSFIVATAAQVEELKAEMGDLLARYRRVGQGNPTARRLAVYTLLYPLDLDRVPRGTDPS, encoded by the coding sequence ATGACCTCTCCCAGCACCCCAGATCCGTCCGACTTCGTGGGGCTGCGCCTCGACGCGTCCTCGCTCAAGGTGCTCGCCCACCCGTTGCGGTCGCGGTTGCTGTCGACCCTGCGGGTCGGTGGACCCGCGACGGCGACGGCACTGGCCACGACCTTGGGCACCAACTCCGGGGCCACCTCCTACCACCTGCGCAAGCTCGAGTCCGTCGGGCTGGTCACCGACACGGGAGATGGCGAGGGGAAGCGCCGCCTCTGGCGGGCTTCGACGGACTACCACTCCTTCGACGCCAGCGACTTCGCCGGTGACGAGGACGCCGAGACGGCCCTCAACTGGCTGGTCCGCGACTACAGCCGCCACCTCGGCGAGCAGTTCGAGCGCTGGCTCGACGTCGAGGAGGCCTGGCCGGTCGAGTGGCGCGACGCCGCCGGCATGAACGACTCCTTCATCGTCGCCACCGCGGCGCAGGTCGAGGAGCTCAAGGCCGAGATGGGCGACCTGCTGGCACGGTACCGACGGGTCGGGCAGGGCAACCCCACCGCGAGGCGGCTGGCCGTCTACACCCTCCTCTACCCCCTCGACCTCGACCGGGTCCCCCGGGGAACGGACCCGTCGTGA
- the rplM gene encoding 50S ribosomal protein L13 gives MRTFTPKPAEVTRTWHVIDATDVVLGRLASQTAILLRGKHKTTFAPHVDGGDFVIIINADKVALTGAKLEQKKAYRHSGFPGGLRSTSYTELLAKSPEKAVEKAVRGMLPHTTLGREQLTHLKVYAGAEHPHQAQQPKPFEISQVAQ, from the coding sequence TTGCGCACTTTTACCCCGAAGCCGGCCGAGGTCACTCGGACCTGGCACGTCATCGACGCCACGGACGTCGTCCTGGGTCGCCTGGCGTCCCAGACCGCGATCCTCCTGCGCGGCAAGCACAAGACCACCTTCGCGCCGCACGTCGACGGTGGTGACTTCGTCATCATCATCAACGCCGACAAGGTCGCCCTCACCGGCGCCAAGCTCGAGCAGAAGAAGGCGTACCGCCACTCCGGTTTCCCGGGCGGTCTGCGGAGCACCTCCTACACCGAGCTCCTCGCCAAGAGCCCCGAGAAGGCTGTGGAGAAGGCCGTCCGCGGCATGCTTCCCCACACCACCCTCGGGCGCGAGCAGCTGACCCACCTCAAGGTCTACGCCGGTGCCGAGCACCCGCACCAGGCCCAGCAGCCCAAGCCCTTCGAGATCTCACAGGTCGCGCAGTAA
- a CDS encoding LmeA family phospholipid-binding protein, whose protein sequence is MRSFLAGVVSTLVVLAVAAVLLVTSLPVADPAPAAPAPGRPAGAPSSVAKGETWLGDVDLSSSSVLTSDGPLTDVRATGADVRLTSNGLRAGRLDLDAVLPFATAARQIGDVELYDAGNGRAGVRRTATVLGRDIAIRATGTVTAVDGQLVIEPESVDLGGPDFVDSALSAAARRFVTIRHTVTGLPAGMRLTRVSVQENGFRATLTGNDVILNQ, encoded by the coding sequence ATGCGTTCCTTCCTCGCCGGCGTCGTCAGCACCCTCGTCGTCCTCGCGGTCGCCGCGGTCCTGCTCGTCACCAGCCTCCCGGTCGCCGACCCGGCGCCGGCCGCACCGGCCCCCGGCCGCCCCGCGGGCGCGCCCAGCAGCGTCGCGAAGGGAGAGACCTGGCTCGGTGACGTCGACCTCTCGAGCAGCAGCGTGCTCACCTCGGACGGCCCCCTCACGGACGTGCGTGCCACCGGCGCCGACGTGCGGCTGACGTCGAACGGCCTGCGGGCGGGTCGCCTCGACCTCGACGCCGTCCTGCCCTTCGCCACCGCCGCCCGCCAGATCGGGGACGTCGAGCTGTATGACGCGGGCAACGGACGCGCGGGCGTCCGCCGGACCGCGACCGTCCTGGGTCGCGACATCGCGATCCGCGCCACCGGCACCGTCACCGCGGTGGACGGCCAGCTGGTCATCGAGCCCGAGAGCGTCGACCTGGGCGGTCCGGACTTCGTGGACTCCGCACTGTCTGCGGCCGCCCGCCGGTTCGTGACGATCCGGCACACCGTCACCGGCCTCCCGGCAGGGATGCGCCTCACCCGGGTCTCGGTGCAGGAGAACGGGTTCCGCGCCACGCTCACCGGCAACGACGTCATCCTCAACCAGTAG
- the pulA gene encoding pullulanase-type alpha-1,6-glucosidase: MARSSVIAAVSSAALVLSGALVPLTATPAQAADRTVTLVGSLQSELGCDADWSPDCTATDLAQVGGSTTYAKTMAVPAGTYEYKVAINHSWDESYGAGGTKGGDNLPLVLKGPSKVEFTYDDETHQIGIRPLSISGPATAADQAWAGDSLREPLTKERYYFVMADRFANGDTSNDLGGLTGSRLKTGYDPTDKGFYHGGDLKGIQGKLDYIKGLGTTAIWLTPSFKNKPVQGTPGTESAGYHGYWITDFTQVDPHLGTNADLKALIAAAHGKGMKVFFDIITNHTADVINYEEGQYTYRDKTAFPYKDADGTVFDDKAYAGKPGFPAMDPQTSFPYTPVFSNPGDSTAKVPSWLNDPTNYHNRGDSTFAGESSEYGDFVGLDDLFTEQQDVEKGMEDIYKAWVDFGVDGFRIDTVKHVNMEFWQSFGPAMVQQAKSRKNDDFFMFGEVYDARPSVMSQYTTTGKLQATLDFGFQAQATNWAQGKSGTDLRDLYADDDHYTDTDSNAYQLPTFLGNHDMGRVGYLLQGKDEVGPALMSRVKLADSLMYLTRGQPITYYGDEQGFVGYGGDKDARQDMFATKVADRTKPDGTVDRGYTTQPVLGGTAGSKDRYSTSSPLYQHIKSLAAVRAANPALADGAQVHRYASSNAGIFAFSRIDKGKRVEYVVAANNATTAKSATFATYGHNQKFAPVYGATNTVRSAKDGRVTVTVPAQSVSVWKATSPMDKPKSAPAVYLTSPGAGGVVGGRAEIGAAIPDNTFAQVTFLYRPIGTKAWQKLGTDDNAPYRVFHDVTSMAKGTLLEYRAVAKDNAGHVSASSSYGIVGDPAPPGGGDGGGVGPVTQPDNVAVAGDHNSEMGCAADWSPACDEAQLTLDPKDQIWKGTYTIPPAEHAYKAAINKAWDENYGAGGRPNGDNISYTAPTGPVTFYYDHATHWVTSDAQGPIITAAGSFQSELGCPADWSPDCMQPWLQDPDGDKTYTWSTDRLPAGTYEFKVAHGLSWDENYGAGGAPNGANISVTVPADGLITSISYDLATHETTIKVARAGSAPDLTKQRAIWVDRDTIAWPAAMVPEGANPALLKWRLAWSADGGLAVDAEDITGGSSLPLTLDPDGLGTAVTTAHPELKGYLALDLAKKDVKRVPEILRGQVAVGMYDSLSRLLDATGVQIAYVLDDLYAAAASKRAYGVTFARRTPSFRLWAPTAQKVDLLTWSPRAAADAPTSAATRTAMRRADDGSWSATAGSPNARYLYEVTVWVPSTGKVETTQVTDPYSVALTLNSTRSVAVDLKDASYRPALWSTTKAPALRKTVDSTIYELHVRDFSISDPTVSAENRGSYLAFAENGNGTKHLKKLAAAGLNTVHLLPTFDIASIEEDPAKQAKPACDLQSFAPDSEQQQACIEPTRAGDAFNWGYDPWHWMAPEGSYASTPARAEGGTRVAEFRTMVGGLHRDGLRVVLDQVFNHTPTSGQAATSVLDKVVPGYYQRLNATGAVETSTCCQNVATEHAMAQKAMVDAVVLWARDYKVDGFRFDLMGHHSKANMLAVRAALNQLTPAKDGVDGRKVTLYGEGWNFGEVADNARFEQATQGQLAGTHIGTFSDRLRDAVRGGGPFDENPRTQGFGSGEATDPNGDSAANPSAATRLKHDTDLVQLGMAGNLRSFAFRLNETGAVAQGKDVDYNGSPAGYAEQPDEVITYVDAHDNETLFDSLAFKLPQATTMKDRVRMNSVSLATTALAQTPSFWHAGADLLRSKSLDRNSYDSGDWFNVLDWTGADNGFGRGLPIKADNESKWSYMKPLLADPALKPSAADVQTASAQAQQLLQLRFSTPLFRLGTADAIRAKVSYPASGTTDAKAGVIAMRIDDTKGTDADPRLKGLVVVINASPDAVTQKVPGLAGASLALSPVQAGGSDAVVKASSWNSATGSATVPPRTVAVFVQR; encoded by the coding sequence ATGGCCCGTTCGTCCGTCATCGCCGCCGTCAGTAGCGCAGCGCTCGTCCTCTCCGGAGCGCTGGTCCCGCTCACCGCGACCCCAGCCCAGGCGGCCGACCGGACGGTGACCCTCGTCGGGTCCCTGCAGTCCGAGCTCGGCTGCGACGCGGACTGGTCCCCGGACTGCACCGCGACCGACCTCGCGCAGGTCGGCGGCAGCACGACATACGCCAAGACCATGGCGGTCCCCGCGGGGACCTACGAGTACAAGGTGGCGATCAACCACTCGTGGGACGAGAGCTACGGCGCCGGCGGCACCAAGGGCGGTGACAACCTGCCGCTCGTCCTCAAGGGACCCTCGAAGGTCGAGTTCACCTACGACGACGAGACGCACCAGATCGGCATCCGCCCCCTCAGCATCTCCGGGCCGGCCACCGCGGCGGACCAGGCCTGGGCGGGGGACTCGCTGCGCGAGCCGCTCACCAAGGAGCGCTACTACTTCGTCATGGCGGACCGCTTCGCCAACGGCGACACGAGCAACGACCTCGGAGGGCTCACGGGTTCGCGGCTCAAGACCGGGTACGACCCGACCGACAAGGGCTTCTACCACGGTGGTGACCTCAAGGGCATCCAGGGAAAGCTCGACTACATCAAGGGCCTGGGCACCACCGCGATCTGGCTGACGCCGTCGTTCAAGAACAAGCCCGTGCAGGGCACGCCCGGCACCGAGAGTGCCGGCTACCACGGCTACTGGATCACCGACTTCACCCAGGTCGACCCGCACCTCGGCACCAACGCCGACCTCAAGGCCCTCATCGCCGCCGCCCACGGGAAGGGGATGAAGGTCTTCTTCGACATCATCACCAACCACACCGCGGACGTCATCAACTACGAGGAGGGGCAGTACACCTACCGCGACAAGACGGCCTTCCCGTACAAGGACGCGGACGGCACCGTCTTCGACGACAAGGCGTACGCGGGCAAGCCCGGGTTCCCGGCGATGGACCCCCAGACCTCCTTCCCGTACACCCCGGTCTTCTCGAACCCCGGTGACTCCACGGCCAAGGTCCCGTCCTGGCTGAACGACCCGACGAACTACCACAACCGCGGTGACTCGACCTTCGCCGGCGAGTCCTCCGAGTACGGCGACTTCGTCGGCCTCGACGACCTGTTCACCGAGCAGCAGGACGTCGAGAAGGGCATGGAGGACATCTACAAGGCGTGGGTCGACTTCGGGGTCGACGGCTTCCGCATCGACACGGTCAAGCACGTCAACATGGAGTTCTGGCAGTCCTTCGGGCCGGCGATGGTGCAGCAGGCCAAGAGCCGCAAGAACGACGACTTCTTCATGTTCGGCGAGGTCTACGACGCCCGCCCGTCGGTGATGTCGCAGTACACGACGACCGGCAAGCTCCAGGCCACCCTCGACTTCGGCTTCCAGGCGCAGGCCACCAACTGGGCCCAGGGCAAGTCGGGCACGGACCTGCGTGACCTCTACGCCGACGACGACCACTACACCGACACCGACTCCAACGCGTACCAGCTGCCGACCTTCCTCGGCAACCACGACATGGGTCGCGTCGGCTACCTGCTCCAGGGCAAGGACGAGGTCGGTCCCGCGCTGATGTCGCGGGTCAAGCTCGCCGACTCCCTCATGTACCTCACCCGCGGACAACCGATCACCTACTACGGCGACGAGCAGGGTTTCGTCGGCTACGGCGGTGACAAGGACGCCCGCCAGGACATGTTCGCCACCAAGGTCGCCGACCGCACCAAGCCCGACGGCACGGTCGACCGCGGCTACACCACGCAGCCCGTGCTCGGCGGCACCGCCGGCTCCAAGGACCGCTACTCCACGAGCTCGCCGCTCTACCAGCACATCAAGTCGCTGGCCGCGGTCAGGGCCGCCAACCCCGCGCTCGCCGACGGTGCCCAGGTGCACCGCTACGCCAGCAGCAACGCCGGCATCTTCGCCTTCTCGCGCATCGACAAGGGCAAGCGCGTCGAGTACGTCGTGGCGGCCAACAACGCGACGACGGCCAAGTCGGCGACGTTCGCGACCTACGGCCACAACCAGAAGTTCGCCCCGGTGTACGGCGCGACGAACACCGTGCGCTCGGCCAAGGACGGTCGCGTCACCGTGACGGTTCCGGCCCAGTCGGTGTCGGTCTGGAAGGCCACGTCCCCCATGGACAAGCCCAAGTCGGCCCCGGCCGTCTACCTGACCTCCCCGGGTGCGGGTGGTGTCGTGGGCGGGCGCGCCGAGATCGGTGCGGCGATCCCCGACAACACCTTCGCGCAGGTGACCTTCCTCTACCGTCCGATCGGCACCAAGGCCTGGCAGAAGCTCGGCACGGACGACAACGCCCCGTACCGCGTCTTCCACGACGTCACCTCGATGGCGAAGGGCACGCTGCTGGAGTACCGCGCGGTGGCCAAGGACAACGCCGGTCACGTGTCGGCCTCCTCGTCCTACGGCATCGTCGGCGACCCCGCGCCGCCCGGCGGTGGTGACGGTGGTGGCGTCGGCCCGGTGACCCAGCCCGACAACGTCGCCGTCGCCGGTGACCACAACAGCGAGATGGGTTGCGCGGCGGACTGGTCGCCGGCGTGCGACGAGGCGCAGCTGACGCTCGACCCGAAGGACCAGATCTGGAAGGGCACGTACACGATCCCGCCGGCCGAGCACGCCTACAAGGCGGCCATCAACAAGGCCTGGGACGAGAACTACGGAGCCGGTGGACGCCCCAACGGTGACAACATCAGCTACACCGCACCGACTGGTCCCGTGACGTTCTACTACGACCACGCCACCCACTGGGTGACCTCCGACGCCCAGGGGCCGATCATCACGGCTGCCGGGTCGTTCCAGAGCGAGCTGGGCTGCCCGGCGGACTGGAGCCCGGACTGCATGCAGCCGTGGCTGCAGGACCCGGACGGTGACAAGACCTACACGTGGTCGACCGACCGGCTCCCCGCCGGGACCTACGAGTTCAAGGTCGCCCACGGCCTGAGCTGGGACGAGAACTACGGAGCCGGGGGCGCGCCCAACGGTGCGAACATCTCGGTCACCGTGCCCGCCGACGGCCTGATCACCTCGATCTCCTACGACCTCGCGACGCACGAGACGACGATCAAGGTCGCGCGGGCCGGCTCGGCGCCGGACCTCACCAAGCAGCGGGCCATCTGGGTCGACCGCGACACCATCGCGTGGCCTGCGGCCATGGTCCCCGAGGGGGCCAACCCCGCGCTGCTCAAGTGGCGCCTCGCCTGGTCCGCCGACGGCGGGCTCGCGGTCGACGCCGAGGACATCACCGGTGGATCGTCGCTCCCGCTGACCCTCGACCCCGACGGGCTCGGCACGGCGGTCACGACGGCCCACCCCGAGCTCAAGGGCTACCTCGCCCTGGACCTCGCCAAGAAGGACGTCAAGCGGGTGCCCGAGATCCTGCGTGGCCAGGTGGCCGTCGGCATGTACGACTCCCTCAGCCGCCTGCTCGACGCCACTGGTGTGCAGATCGCCTACGTCCTCGACGACCTGTATGCAGCGGCCGCGAGCAAGCGCGCCTACGGCGTCACCTTCGCGCGCCGGACGCCGAGCTTCCGCCTGTGGGCGCCCACCGCGCAGAAGGTCGACCTCCTCACCTGGTCGCCCCGCGCCGCGGCGGACGCACCGACCAGTGCGGCGACACGGACGGCGATGAGGAGGGCCGACGACGGCTCGTGGTCCGCCACCGCGGGCTCGCCCAACGCGCGGTACCTCTACGAGGTCACGGTCTGGGTCCCCAGCACCGGCAAGGTCGAGACCACGCAGGTCACGGACCCTTACTCGGTGGCTCTGACCCTCAACTCGACCCGGTCGGTGGCGGTGGACCTCAAGGACGCGTCCTACCGTCCGGCACTCTGGTCCACCACGAAGGCCCCGGCCCTGAGGAAGACGGTCGACTCGACCATCTACGAGCTGCACGTGCGGGACTTCTCGATCAGCGACCCGACGGTGAGCGCCGAGAACCGTGGCTCCTACCTCGCGTTCGCCGAGAACGGCAACGGGACCAAGCACCTGAAGAAGCTGGCTGCGGCCGGCCTCAACACCGTGCACCTGCTGCCGACCTTCGACATCGCCTCGATCGAGGAGGACCCGGCGAAGCAGGCCAAGCCGGCCTGCGACCTGCAGTCGTTCGCGCCGGACAGCGAGCAGCAGCAGGCCTGCATCGAGCCGACCCGCGCCGGTGACGCCTTCAACTGGGGCTACGACCCGTGGCACTGGATGGCTCCGGAGGGTTCGTACGCCTCGACCCCCGCGCGGGCCGAGGGTGGCACCCGGGTGGCCGAGTTCCGGACCATGGTCGGGGGCCTGCACCGTGACGGGTTGCGGGTCGTCCTGGACCAGGTCTTCAACCACACGCCCACCTCCGGCCAGGCTGCGACCAGCGTCCTGGACAAGGTCGTCCCCGGGTACTACCAGCGCCTCAACGCGACGGGGGCGGTCGAGACGTCCACCTGCTGCCAGAACGTCGCCACGGAGCACGCCATGGCGCAGAAGGCCATGGTCGACGCCGTCGTGCTCTGGGCCCGTGACTACAAGGTCGACGGGTTCCGCTTCGACCTCATGGGCCACCACAGCAAGGCCAACATGCTGGCGGTCCGTGCGGCGCTCAACCAGCTGACGCCGGCGAAGGACGGTGTCGACGGCAGGAAGGTGACGCTGTACGGCGAGGGCTGGAACTTCGGCGAGGTCGCCGACAACGCCCGCTTCGAGCAGGCCACGCAGGGCCAGCTCGCCGGCACCCACATCGGCACCTTCTCCGACCGGCTGCGCGACGCGGTCCGTGGTGGTGGGCCGTTCGACGAGAACCCCCGCACCCAGGGCTTCGGCAGCGGCGAGGCGACCGATCCCAACGGTGACAGCGCTGCCAACCCTTCTGCCGCAACGCGACTCAAGCACGACACCGACCTCGTGCAGCTCGGGATGGCGGGCAACCTGCGCTCGTTCGCCTTCCGGCTCAACGAGACCGGTGCCGTGGCGCAGGGCAAGGACGTCGACTACAACGGCTCCCCGGCGGGCTACGCCGAGCAGCCGGACGAGGTCATCACCTACGTCGACGCCCACGACAACGAGACGTTGTTCGACAGCCTGGCGTTCAAACTGCCGCAGGCCACGACGATGAAGGACCGGGTGCGGATGAACTCGGTGTCGCTGGCGACGACCGCGCTGGCGCAGACGCCGTCGTTCTGGCACGCGGGCGCCGACCTGCTGCGCAGCAAGTCGCTGGACCGCAACAGCTACGACAGCGGTGACTGGTTCAACGTCCTCGACTGGACCGGGGCGGACAACGGCTTCGGCCGGGGCCTGCCGATCAAGGCCGACAACGAGTCGAAGTGGTCGTACATGAAGCCGCTGCTCGCCGACCCGGCCCTCAAGCCGTCGGCGGCGGACGTCCAGACCGCCAGCGCCCAGGCGCAGCAGCTGCTCCAGCTGCGGTTCTCCACGCCGCTGTTCCGTCTCGGCACCGCCGACGCGATCCGAGCCAAGGTGAGCTACCCCGCCAGCGGCACGACGGACGCGAAGGCCGGCGTCATCGCGATGCGGATCGACGACACGAAGGGCACCGACGCCGACCCGCGGCTCAAGGGTCTGGTCGTCGTCATCAACGCCTCGCCGGACGCCGTGACGCAGAAGGTGCCCGGCCTCGCCGGGGCCTCGCTGGCCCTCTCGCCGGTGCAGGCGGGCGGCAGCGACGCGGTCGTGAAGGCCTCGTCGTGGAACAGCGCGACCGGTTCGGCCACGGTGCCGCCGCGCACGGTGGCGGTGTTCGTCCAGCGCTGA
- the rpsI gene encoding 30S ribosomal protein S9, giving the protein MADTTENIDSTDEVELTEYTSESEGPVSGEAVRRPSASAPGAATGRRKQAIARVRIVPGTGEWKINGRTLEQYFPNKVHQQIVNEPLTLLELDGAYDVLVRVHGGGPSGQAGAVRLGVARSLNGVDEELNRPALKKAGFLTRDARVPERKKAGLKKARKAPQYSKR; this is encoded by the coding sequence GTGGCTGACACCACCGAGAACATCGACTCGACCGACGAGGTCGAGCTCACCGAGTACACCTCCGAGTCCGAGGGCCCCGTCTCCGGCGAGGCCGTCCGTCGCCCCAGCGCGTCGGCTCCGGGCGCCGCAACGGGTCGTCGCAAGCAGGCCATCGCCCGCGTGCGCATCGTCCCCGGCACGGGCGAGTGGAAGATCAACGGGCGCACGCTCGAGCAGTACTTCCCGAACAAGGTCCACCAGCAGATCGTCAACGAGCCGCTCACGCTGCTCGAGCTCGACGGTGCCTACGACGTGCTCGTGCGCGTCCACGGTGGTGGCCCCTCCGGCCAGGCCGGCGCGGTCCGCCTCGGCGTCGCCCGCTCGCTGAACGGCGTGGACGAGGAGCTGAACCGTCCCGCACTCAAGAAGGCCGGCTTCCTCACCCGCGACGCCCGCGTCCCGGAGCGCAAGAAGGCTGGTCTCAAGAAGGCCCGCAAGGCGCCTCAGTACTCCAAGCGCTGA